A part of Melittangium boletus DSM 14713 genomic DNA contains:
- the rplB gene encoding 50S ribosomal protein L2: MGIKKYKPTSAARRLMTVSDFADITKGTPEKKLTESLSKSGGRNAHGHITRRHQGGGHKRRYRIIDFKRRDKDGVPAKVAAVEYDPNRSANIALLHYADGEKRYIIAPVDLKVGDTVMAGENADIRPGNSLPLINIPVGTVIHNVELKPGRGAQIIRSAGSSGQLMAKEGRYAQVRLPSGAVRMVLIECRATVGQVGNLEHEIIRIGKAGRSRWLGIRPTVRGLAMNPVDHPHGGGEGKSGQGNPHPVSPWGQKTKGLSTRKNKRTDKFIVSVRRPGARSQ; this comes from the coding sequence ATGGGCATCAAGAAGTACAAGCCGACCTCCGCCGCCCGCCGCCTCATGACGGTGTCCGACTTCGCGGACATCACCAAGGGGACGCCGGAGAAGAAGCTCACCGAGTCTCTGTCGAAGTCCGGTGGCCGCAACGCTCACGGTCACATCACCCGCCGTCACCAGGGTGGTGGTCATAAGCGTCGCTACCGCATCATCGATTTCAAGCGTCGTGACAAGGACGGCGTGCCGGCCAAGGTCGCGGCGGTGGAGTACGATCCGAACCGCTCCGCCAACATCGCCCTCCTGCACTACGCGGATGGCGAGAAGCGCTACATTATCGCCCCCGTCGACCTGAAGGTGGGCGACACGGTGATGGCGGGCGAGAACGCGGACATCCGTCCGGGCAACAGCCTGCCGCTCATCAACATCCCGGTGGGTACGGTCATCCACAACGTGGAGCTCAAGCCCGGCCGTGGTGCGCAGATCATCCGCTCGGCGGGTTCCTCCGGCCAGCTGATGGCGAAGGAAGGCCGCTACGCCCAGGTGCGTCTGCCCTCCGGCGCGGTGCGCATGGTGCTCATCGAGTGCCGCGCCACCGTGGGCCAGGTCGGTAACCTGGAGCACGAGATCATCCGGATCGGTAAGGCGGGTCGCAGCCGCTGGCTGGGCATCCGTCCCACCGTCCGCGGTCTGGCGATGAACCCGGTCGATCACCCGCACGGTGGTGGTGAGGGCAAGTCCGGCCAGGGTAATCCGCACCCCGTGTCTCCGTGGGGCCAGAAGACCAAGGGTCTGAGCACGCGCAAGAACAAGCGCACTGACAAGTTCATCGTGAGCGTCCGCCGCCCGGGCGCGCGCAGCCAGTAG
- the rpsL gene encoding 30S ribosomal protein S12: MPTISQLVRQGREKLNIKGKSPALKECPQKRGVCTRVYTTTPKKPNSALRKVARVRLTNGIEVTSYIPGVGHNLQEHSVVMIRGGRVKDLPGVRYHIIRGTLDSVGVAGRKQSRSKYGAKRPS, translated from the coding sequence GTGCCAACCATCAGCCAGCTGGTCCGCCAGGGCCGCGAGAAGTTGAACATCAAGGGCAAGAGCCCCGCTCTGAAGGAGTGCCCTCAGAAGCGCGGCGTCTGCACCCGCGTGTACACCACCACGCCGAAGAAGCCGAACTCGGCCCTTCGCAAGGTGGCCCGTGTTCGTCTGACGAACGGGATTGAAGTGACGTCCTACATCCCCGGCGTGGGTCACAACCTCCAGGAGCACTCGGTGGTGATGATCCGCGGTGGCCGTGTGAAGGACCTCCCGGGCGTGCGCTACCACATCATCCGCGGCACGCTGGACTCCGTGGGCGTGGCCGGCCGCAAGCAGAGCCGCTCCAAGTACGGCGCCAAGCGTCCGAGCTGA
- the rpsJ gene encoding 30S ribosomal protein S10 — protein sequence MATQKIRIRLKAYDSKLLDQSAGEIVETARRTGAKVAGPIPLPTRINKFTVLRSPHVDKKSREQFEIRTHKRLLDILEPTQQTLDALMKLDLSAGVDVEIKS from the coding sequence ATGGCGACACAGAAGATCCGCATCCGGCTGAAGGCCTACGACTCCAAGCTCCTGGATCAGAGCGCTGGGGAGATCGTTGAGACGGCTCGGCGCACGGGCGCCAAGGTTGCCGGTCCGATCCCCCTGCCCACGCGCATCAACAAGTTCACGGTGTTGCGTTCGCCGCACGTGGACAAGAAGAGCCGCGAGCAGTTCGAGATCCGCACGCACAAGCGTTTGCTCGACATCCTCGAGCCGACCCAGCAGACGCTGGACGCGCTCATGAAGCTGGATCTGTCGGCCGGCGTTGACGTGGAGATCAAGTCCTGA
- the rpsQ gene encoding 30S ribosomal protein S17, with product MAEATQSTPATTPSRGRPKTRVGIVTSNKMQKTVVVTVSRRSAHPKYGKILNAREKYKAHVEDHDYPAKITINEGDRVRIAETRPTSKDKRWRVVEVLEKSKNV from the coding sequence ATGGCTGAAGCGACTCAATCCACTCCCGCCACGACCCCCTCCCGCGGCCGTCCCAAGACGCGCGTGGGCATCGTGACCTCCAACAAGATGCAGAAGACGGTGGTGGTCACCGTCTCGCGCCGCTCGGCTCACCCCAAGTACGGGAAGATCCTGAACGCGCGCGAGAAGTACAAGGCGCACGTCGAGGACCACGACTACCCGGCCAAGATCACCATCAACGAGGGTGATCGGGTGCGCATCGCCGAGACCCGGCCGACCTCGAAGGACAAGCGGTGGCGGGTGGTCGAGGTGTTGGAGAAGAGCAAGAACGTCTGA
- the rplX gene encoding 50S ribosomal protein L24, giving the protein MEKLKVGDTVQVIAGAERSEKTEATKRGKILKIDREAQRVTVEGLRMVKRHLRKTQQQPEGGIVEKPGTIHISDVQLVCAKCGKPTRVGIRLDGDKKKRFCKRKDCNGLID; this is encoded by the coding sequence ATGGAGAAGCTCAAGGTTGGAGACACCGTGCAGGTCATCGCGGGCGCCGAGCGCTCGGAGAAGACCGAGGCGACCAAGCGCGGGAAGATCCTGAAGATCGACCGTGAGGCCCAGCGTGTGACCGTGGAAGGTCTGCGCATGGTCAAGCGGCACCTGCGCAAGACGCAGCAGCAGCCCGAGGGTGGCATCGTCGAGAAGCCGGGCACGATCCACATCTCGGACGTCCAGCTGGTCTGCGCGAAGTGCGGCAAGCCGACCCGCGTGGGTATCAGGCTGGATGGTGACAAGAAGAAGCGGTTCTGCAAGCGCAAGGATTGCAACGGCCTGATTGACTAG
- the fusA gene encoding elongation factor G: MPREYPLERYRNIGIMAHIDAGKTTTTERILFYAGAIHKMGEVHEGTTTTDWMPQERERGITITSAAITAFWNRNDQKYRINIIDTPGHVDFTIEVERSLRVLDGTVAVFDAVNGVEPQSMTVWRQADKYRVPRICFINKMDRVGADFAMSVDTIREKLGARPVRMQLPLGAEDKHRGVIDLVRMKALVFQDSEMGSRYDEVDIPEDLRAEADAARSELVEIAAEQDDALTEKFLEGTELTEQEIRTAIRKGCLSLKVFPVFCGSAFKHKGVQPLLDAVVDYLPGPLDIPPVKGKSPKGQEETRETRDNAPLSALAFKIMPDPAFPSQTLTFLRIYSGKLESGSAVWNSVKGKRERIGRLVQMRADKKDEVSECYAGDICAVVGLKLATTGDTLCDDKHPIILEQMEFPEPVIDVAIEPKSTADQDKILTSLARLAVEDPSFRVRTHEETGQTLIAGMGELHLEIIVDRLKREFKVDANVGKPQVAYRETITEMVETQGQYIRQLGGKGQYGDIWLRVSPNKAGEGFAFSSTIPAEKVTREFVEAARQGIQESLSSGPIAGYPLLDVKVEAFDGSMHDTDSNEVAFKVAGSMAFRDAVRGAKPVLLEPIMDCEIVTPNDFMGDVIGDLTGRRGKVQGMEPRPGGLQAVLAQVPLAKMFGYSTDLRSRSQGRATYTMRFSHYAPAPKDVLNR; this comes from the coding sequence ATGCCCCGCGAGTATCCGCTCGAGCGCTATCGCAACATCGGCATCATGGCGCACATCGACGCCGGCAAGACGACGACCACGGAACGGATCCTGTTCTACGCGGGAGCCATCCACAAGATGGGCGAGGTGCATGAAGGCACCACGACCACGGACTGGATGCCGCAGGAGCGCGAGCGTGGCATCACCATCACCTCGGCCGCGATCACCGCCTTCTGGAACCGGAACGACCAGAAGTACCGCATCAACATCATCGACACCCCGGGCCACGTGGACTTCACCATCGAGGTGGAGCGCTCCCTGCGCGTGCTGGACGGCACCGTCGCGGTCTTCGACGCGGTGAACGGGGTGGAGCCCCAGTCGATGACCGTCTGGCGCCAGGCGGACAAGTACCGGGTTCCGCGCATCTGCTTCATCAACAAGATGGACCGGGTGGGCGCGGACTTCGCGATGTCCGTCGACACCATCCGCGAGAAGCTCGGCGCGCGTCCGGTGCGCATGCAGCTGCCGCTGGGCGCCGAGGACAAGCACCGGGGCGTGATCGATCTGGTGCGGATGAAGGCGCTCGTCTTCCAGGACTCGGAGATGGGCAGCCGCTACGACGAGGTGGACATCCCCGAGGACCTGCGCGCGGAGGCCGACGCGGCCCGGAGCGAACTCGTGGAGATCGCCGCCGAGCAGGATGACGCGCTCACGGAGAAGTTCCTCGAGGGCACGGAGCTCACCGAGCAGGAGATCCGCACGGCCATCCGCAAGGGGTGCCTGTCGCTGAAGGTCTTCCCGGTGTTCTGTGGCTCGGCCTTCAAGCACAAGGGCGTGCAGCCGTTGTTGGACGCGGTGGTGGACTATCTGCCGGGTCCGCTGGACATCCCGCCGGTGAAGGGCAAGAGCCCCAAGGGCCAGGAGGAAACGCGGGAGACGCGCGACAACGCGCCCTTGAGCGCGCTGGCCTTCAAGATCATGCCGGACCCGGCCTTTCCGTCCCAGACGCTCACCTTCCTTCGCATCTACTCGGGCAAGCTGGAGTCGGGCTCGGCGGTGTGGAACTCGGTGAAGGGCAAGCGCGAGCGCATTGGCCGCTTGGTGCAGATGCGCGCGGACAAGAAGGACGAGGTGTCCGAGTGCTACGCCGGGGACATCTGCGCGGTAGTGGGCCTCAAGCTGGCCACCACGGGCGACACCCTGTGCGACGACAAGCACCCCATCATCCTGGAGCAGATGGAGTTCCCCGAGCCCGTCATCGACGTGGCCATCGAGCCGAAGTCCACGGCGGATCAGGACAAGATCCTCACCAGCCTGGCGCGCCTGGCGGTGGAGGATCCGTCCTTCCGGGTCCGGACGCACGAGGAGACGGGACAGACGCTCATCGCGGGCATGGGCGAGCTGCACCTGGAGATCATCGTCGACCGACTGAAGCGTGAGTTCAAGGTCGACGCCAACGTGGGCAAGCCCCAGGTGGCCTACCGCGAGACGATCACCGAAATGGTGGAGACCCAGGGGCAGTACATCCGTCAGCTGGGAGGCAAGGGGCAGTACGGCGATATCTGGTTGAGGGTGAGCCCCAACAAGGCTGGCGAGGGCTTCGCCTTCTCGAGCACCATTCCCGCGGAGAAGGTGACCCGGGAATTCGTGGAGGCCGCGCGGCAGGGGATCCAGGAGTCCTTGTCGAGTGGTCCCATCGCGGGCTATCCGCTGTTAGACGTGAAGGTGGAGGCCTTCGATGGCTCCATGCACGACACGGACTCGAACGAAGTGGCGTTCAAGGTCGCCGGCTCGATGGCCTTCCGGGACGCCGTGCGAGGGGCGAAGCCCGTGCTCCTCGAGCCCATCATGGACTGCGAGATCGTCACCCCGAACGACTTCATGGGGGACGTGATTGGAGACCTGACGGGCCGGAGGGGCAAGGTGCAGGGCATGGAGCCTCGGCCGGGAGGCTTGCAGGCGGTCCTGGCCCAGGTGCCTCTGGCAAAGATGTTCGGTTACTCGACCGACCTGCGAAGCCGCAGTCAGGGAAGAGCGACCTACACCATGCGGTTCAGCCACTACGCTCCCGCACCGAAGGATGTGCTGAACCGGTGA
- the rpsC gene encoding 30S ribosomal protein S3: MGQKVHPIGFRLGVIKTWDSKWFEHKNYAQWLHEDIRIREFVKKSLNHAGVSKVEIERAANKVKVNVHTARPGIVIGKRGAGIETVKKDLQQFTKNEVFLNIVEVRKAETDAQLVAENIATQLERRIAFRRAMKKALQTAMKFGAKGIRVSCSGRLGGAEMARYEWYREGRVPLHTLRSDIDYGFAEAKTTYGKIGCKVWICRGDILPTKGGQGAAPASTR; this comes from the coding sequence TTGGGCCAGAAAGTCCATCCCATTGGGTTCCGCCTCGGGGTCATCAAGACCTGGGACTCCAAGTGGTTCGAGCACAAGAACTACGCGCAGTGGCTGCATGAAGACATCCGCATCCGCGAGTTCGTGAAGAAGTCGCTCAATCACGCGGGTGTCTCCAAGGTGGAGATCGAGCGCGCGGCGAACAAGGTGAAGGTCAACGTGCACACCGCGCGCCCCGGTATCGTCATCGGCAAGCGCGGCGCGGGCATCGAGACGGTGAAGAAGGACCTCCAGCAGTTCACGAAGAACGAGGTCTTCCTCAACATCGTCGAGGTCCGCAAGGCCGAGACCGACGCGCAGCTGGTGGCCGAGAACATCGCCACCCAGCTCGAGCGCCGCATCGCCTTCCGCCGCGCCATGAAGAAGGCGCTGCAGACGGCGATGAAGTTCGGAGCGAAGGGCATCCGTGTCTCGTGCTCCGGTCGTCTCGGTGGCGCGGAGATGGCCCGCTACGAGTGGTATCGCGAGGGCCGCGTGCCCCTGCACACCCTCCGCTCGGACATCGACTACGGTTTCGCCGAGGCGAAGACCACCTACGGCAAGATCGGCTGCAAGGTGTGGATCTGCCGCGGCGACATCCTCCCCACCAAGGGTGGTCAGGGTGCCGCGCCGGCTTCCACCCGCTAA
- the rplD gene encoding 50S ribosomal protein L4, with protein sequence MAKFDVVDLDLKKVSELELSDEVFGAEPNAHLFYEVAKMQQVNRRRGTVAVKNTSLVSGGGKKPWKQKGTGRARQGSIRASHWVGGGKAMGPKPRDYFYRPPKKVRRGALKAALSLRAREKTLIILDGFKLDAPKSKQAFDALTKRLKLAGALVIDAKDNINLHRSVRNLAKFDVLPPEGLNLESVLRHKHLVVTSAAIKAIEGALS encoded by the coding sequence ATGGCAAAGTTCGACGTAGTCGATCTGGATTTGAAGAAGGTGTCGGAGCTTGAGCTCTCCGACGAGGTCTTCGGCGCCGAGCCGAACGCGCACCTCTTTTACGAGGTCGCGAAGATGCAGCAGGTGAACCGTCGCCGCGGTACGGTGGCGGTGAAGAACACCTCGCTGGTGAGCGGTGGCGGCAAGAAGCCCTGGAAGCAGAAGGGTACCGGCCGCGCCCGCCAGGGTTCCATCCGCGCTTCCCACTGGGTGGGCGGCGGTAAGGCGATGGGTCCCAAGCCGCGTGACTACTTCTACCGGCCGCCCAAGAAGGTCCGCCGCGGTGCGCTCAAGGCGGCCCTGTCGCTGCGCGCTCGCGAGAAGACGCTCATCATCCTCGACGGCTTCAAGCTGGATGCTCCGAAGAGCAAGCAGGCGTTCGATGCCCTGACCAAGCGGCTGAAGCTGGCCGGTGCGCTGGTGATCGACGCCAAGGACAACATCAACCTGCACCGCAGCGTGCGCAACCTGGCGAAGTTCGACGTGCTGCCGCCCGAGGGTCTCAACCTCGAGTCCGTCCTGCGCCACAAGCACCTGGTGGTCACTTCCGCGGCCATCAAGGCCATCGAGGGGGCGCTCTCGTGA
- the rpsG gene encoding 30S ribosomal protein S7: MPRRRVVAKRKILPDPKFQDRLVTKFVNDLMRKGKKSIAERVCYGAFSLIEERAKEDPLKTFKKALDNVKPVLEVKSRRVGGATYQVPVEVRQDRRVALGMRWIITYAKARGEKTAMEKLAGEIMDAANNRGNAVKKREDTHKMAEANKAFAHYRW, from the coding sequence ATGCCTCGTCGTCGCGTAGTAGCCAAGCGCAAGATCCTTCCTGATCCGAAGTTCCAGGACCGCCTCGTCACGAAGTTCGTGAACGACCTGATGCGCAAGGGGAAGAAGTCCATCGCCGAGCGGGTGTGCTACGGCGCCTTCAGCCTCATCGAGGAGCGTGCGAAGGAGGACCCCCTCAAGACGTTCAAGAAGGCCCTGGACAACGTCAAGCCGGTGCTCGAGGTGAAGAGCCGCCGCGTCGGTGGCGCCACCTACCAGGTGCCCGTGGAGGTCCGTCAGGATCGCCGCGTGGCGCTGGGCATGCGCTGGATCATCACCTACGCCAAGGCGCGCGGTGAGAAGACGGCCATGGAGAAGCTGGCGGGCGAGATCATGGACGCCGCCAACAACCGTGGCAACGCCGTGAAGAAGCGCGAGGACACGCACAAGATGGCCGAGGCCAACAAGGCCTTCGCCCACTACCGCTGGTAG
- a CDS encoding 50S ribosomal protein L23 yields the protein MNANDVIKGPLITEKLDQAREKFRQYSFIVDKKATKYDVANAVEKLFKVSVEGVRTNIVRGKTKRVGRSIGKRPNFKKAVVTLKEGDKIELFEGGAV from the coding sequence GTGAACGCCAACGACGTCATCAAGGGGCCGCTCATCACCGAGAAGCTGGATCAGGCCCGCGAGAAGTTCCGGCAGTACTCGTTCATCGTCGACAAGAAGGCCACCAAGTACGACGTGGCCAACGCCGTCGAGAAGCTCTTCAAGGTGAGCGTCGAGGGTGTTCGGACCAACATCGTCCGCGGCAAGACCAAGCGCGTGGGGCGCTCGATCGGCAAGCGGCCGAACTTCAAGAAGGCGGTCGTCACCCTCAAGGAGGGGGACAAGATCGAACTCTTCGAGGGAGGCGCGGTCTAG
- the rplV gene encoding 50S ribosomal protein L22: MESKAHLRFLSMSPRKVSTVAALVRGKSVGQALNILRFTSRAAALPVAKLIKSAVANATDLSKGQVDVDKLVVKTISVDQGPTQRRYMPRAMGRASRINKKTSHIHVVLAEAAKK, from the coding sequence ATGGAGTCGAAGGCACATCTGAGGTTTCTGAGCATGTCGCCCCGGAAGGTTTCCACCGTGGCGGCGCTTGTCCGGGGCAAGTCGGTAGGCCAGGCCCTGAACATCCTGCGCTTCACCAGCCGCGCCGCGGCACTCCCGGTGGCCAAGCTCATCAAGAGCGCCGTGGCCAACGCGACCGACCTGTCCAAGGGGCAGGTCGATGTGGACAAGCTCGTCGTGAAGACGATCTCGGTGGATCAGGGTCCGACCCAGCGCCGCTACATGCCGCGCGCCATGGGTCGCGCCTCGCGCATCAACAAGAAGACCAGCCACATTCACGTGGTCCTGGCCGAGGCGGCCAAGAAGTAG
- the rimI gene encoding ribosomal protein S18-alanine N-acetyltransferase, giving the protein MRRMREDTRPRLQGVPDPAFLIRRMTREDLPAVMALEKASFRNPWSLELLQRELSHDWSIIFLLEEPSSEGGRHLLGISIFWIVHDEVHVLNVATAPEHRRRGVGRALMDATLAEGRARKCCLATLEVRKSNEAAINLYKSFGFRAVGVRPNYYVDEGVAPEDAIVMVLDF; this is encoded by the coding sequence ATGAGGCGGATGCGGGAGGACACCCGTCCGAGGCTCCAGGGCGTACCGGACCCCGCGTTCCTCATCCGGAGGATGACGCGCGAGGATCTGCCCGCGGTGATGGCCCTGGAGAAGGCCTCGTTCCGCAACCCCTGGTCCCTGGAACTGCTCCAGCGCGAGCTGAGTCACGACTGGTCCATCATCTTCCTGCTGGAAGAGCCCTCGTCCGAGGGGGGACGGCACCTGCTGGGCATCTCCATCTTCTGGATCGTCCACGACGAGGTGCACGTGCTCAACGTGGCCACGGCGCCGGAGCATCGTCGGCGAGGCGTGGGCCGTGCCCTGATGGACGCCACGCTGGCCGAGGGGCGGGCGCGCAAGTGCTGCCTGGCCACCCTCGAGGTGCGCAAGAGCAACGAGGCGGCCATCAACCTCTACAAATCCTTTGGTTTCCGCGCCGTGGGCGTCAGGCCCAACTACTACGTGGACGAGGGCGTGGCGCCCGAGGACGCGATCGTGATGGTCCTCGACTTCTAG
- the rplN gene encoding 50S ribosomal protein L14, producing the protein MIQMTSVLDVADNSGAKKVFCIKVLGGSKRKYASIGDVIVVSIREALPNSKVKKGDVAKAVIVRTAREVGRPDGSYIKFDGNSAVLINKDLEPIGTRIFGPVARELRARKFMKIISLAPEVL; encoded by the coding sequence ATGATTCAGATGACGAGCGTGCTCGACGTGGCCGACAACTCGGGCGCCAAGAAGGTGTTCTGCATCAAGGTGTTGGGTGGCTCCAAGCGCAAGTACGCGTCCATCGGCGATGTGATCGTCGTGTCGATCCGCGAGGCGCTGCCGAACTCCAAGGTGAAGAAGGGTGACGTGGCCAAGGCGGTCATCGTGCGCACGGCGCGCGAGGTGGGCCGTCCGGATGGCAGCTACATCAAGTTCGATGGCAACTCCGCCGTCCTCATCAACAAGGACCTGGAGCCCATTGGGACGCGCATCTTTGGGCCGGTGGCCCGCGAGCTCCGCGCCCGTAAGTTCATGAAGATCATCTCGCTCGCTCCCGAGGTCCTCTAG
- the rpsS gene encoding 30S ribosomal protein S19, with amino-acid sequence MARSIKKGPFVDGYLVKKVEDMIKTNKKSVVKTWSRRSTILPEFVGHTFAVHNGRKFIPVFVTENMVGHKLGEFAPTRTFGGHSAEKKVAKGK; translated from the coding sequence ATGGCGCGTTCGATTAAGAAGGGTCCGTTCGTCGATGGGTACCTCGTCAAGAAGGTCGAGGACATGATCAAGACGAACAAGAAGAGTGTCGTGAAGACGTGGTCCCGCCGTTCGACCATCCTTCCGGAGTTCGTGGGTCACACCTTCGCGGTGCACAACGGCCGCAAGTTCATCCCCGTCTTCGTGACCGAGAACATGGTGGGCCACAAGCTCGGCGAGTTCGCCCCGACGCGTACGTTCGGCGGTCACTCGGCGGAGAAGAAGGTCGCCAAGGGCAAGTAG
- the rplP gene encoding 50S ribosomal protein L16 has product MLQPARTKFRKMHKGRMPGLAHRGSDLTYGEYGLMSLQPGWLTSRQIEAARIAMTRHIKRGGKIWIRVFPDKPITKKPAETRMGTGKGGVEYYVAVVKPGRILYEMEGTTPEVATSALKLAQAKLPVLTKIVTRSELAL; this is encoded by the coding sequence ATGCTTCAGCCTGCTCGTACGAAGTTCCGCAAGATGCACAAGGGCCGCATGCCGGGCCTGGCTCACCGTGGCAGCGATCTCACCTACGGTGAGTACGGCCTCATGTCCCTGCAGCCGGGGTGGCTCACCTCGCGGCAGATCGAGGCGGCCCGTATCGCGATGACGCGCCACATCAAGCGTGGTGGCAAGATCTGGATTCGCGTTTTCCCGGACAAGCCCATCACGAAGAAGCCCGCCGAAACCCGTATGGGTACCGGTAAGGGTGGTGTGGAGTACTACGTGGCGGTGGTCAAGCCCGGTCGCATCCTCTACGAGATGGAGGGAACGACGCCCGAGGTTGCCACCAGTGCCCTGAAGTTGGCCCAGGCCAAGCTGCCGGTGCTGACGAAGATCGTCACCCGCAGCGAGCTGGCGCTCTAG
- the rpmC gene encoding 50S ribosomal protein L29, whose product MATAKELKELSEADLKQRAAELRDTLFQDQLKRATGSLDNPSERTQHKRDLARILTVLGEKTRTEKKA is encoded by the coding sequence ATGGCGACTGCGAAAGAACTCAAGGAGCTCTCGGAGGCCGACCTGAAGCAGCGCGCGGCGGAATTGCGCGACACGCTGTTCCAGGACCAGCTGAAGCGGGCGACTGGCTCGCTGGACAACCCGTCCGAGCGGACCCAGCACAAGCGCGATCTGGCGCGCATCCTGACCGTCCTGGGAGAGAAGACCCGGACGGAGAAGAAGGCTTAG
- the tuf gene encoding elongation factor Tu, whose amino-acid sequence MSKEKFDRSLPHVNIGTIGHVDHGKTSLTAAITKVLAKTGGATFLAYDQIDKAPEERERGITISTAHVEYKTKNRHYAHVDCPGHADYVKNMITGAAQMDGAILVVSAADGPMPQTREHILLARQVGVPYIVVFLNKVDLLDDPELRELVEMEVRDLLKKYEFPGDTIPIVPGSAVKALEGDTSEIGEPAILKLMEAVDSYIPTPQRATDKPFLMPVEDVFSIAGRGTVATGRVERGIIKVGEEVEVVGLRATQKTVVTGVEMFRKLLDEGRAGDNIGALVRGLKREDIERGQVIAKPGSITPHTKFKAQIYVLSKEEGGRHTPFFKGYRPQFYFRTTDVTGTVKLPENVEMVMPGDNIAIEVELITPVAMEKELRFAVREGGRTVGAGVVAEIIA is encoded by the coding sequence ATGAGCAAGGAAAAGTTCGACAGAAGCTTGCCGCACGTCAACATTGGCACCATCGGCCACGTTGACCACGGCAAGACGTCCCTCACGGCGGCCATCACCAAGGTGCTGGCGAAGACCGGCGGCGCGACGTTCCTCGCGTACGACCAGATCGACAAGGCGCCGGAGGAGCGCGAGCGCGGAATCACGATTTCGACCGCGCACGTGGAGTACAAGACGAAGAACCGGCACTACGCGCACGTGGACTGCCCGGGACACGCCGACTACGTGAAGAACATGATCACGGGAGCGGCGCAGATGGACGGCGCGATCCTGGTGGTGTCGGCGGCGGACGGCCCGATGCCGCAGACGCGTGAGCACATCCTGCTGGCCAGGCAGGTGGGCGTGCCCTACATCGTGGTCTTCCTGAACAAGGTGGACCTGCTGGACGACCCCGAGCTGCGCGAGCTCGTGGAGATGGAAGTGCGCGACCTGCTCAAGAAGTACGAGTTCCCCGGGGACACGATTCCGATCGTGCCGGGCAGCGCGGTGAAGGCGCTGGAGGGAGACACGTCGGAGATTGGCGAGCCGGCGATCCTCAAGCTGATGGAGGCGGTGGACAGCTACATCCCCACGCCGCAGCGCGCCACGGACAAGCCCTTCCTGATGCCGGTGGAGGACGTGTTCTCCATCGCGGGCCGCGGAACGGTGGCCACGGGCCGCGTGGAGCGCGGAATCATCAAGGTGGGCGAGGAAGTGGAAGTGGTGGGACTGCGCGCCACGCAGAAGACGGTGGTGACGGGCGTGGAGATGTTCCGCAAGCTGCTGGACGAGGGCCGGGCGGGAGACAACATCGGAGCGCTGGTGCGTGGCCTCAAGCGTGAGGACATCGAGCGCGGCCAGGTCATCGCCAAGCCGGGCAGCATCACGCCGCACACGAAGTTCAAGGCGCAGATTTACGTGCTGTCGAAGGAGGAGGGTGGCCGTCACACGCCGTTCTTCAAGGGCTACCGGCCGCAGTTCTACTTCCGCACGACGGACGTGACGGGAACGGTGAAGCTGCCGGAGAACGTGGAGATGGTGATGCCGGGCGACAACATCGCGATCGAGGTGGAGCTGATCACCCCGGTGGCGATGGAGAAGGAGCTGCGCTTCGCCGTGCGTGAGGGTGGTCGTACCGTGGGCGCCGGCGTCGTCGCCGAGATCATCGCCTAG